cacagcaaataaataaacCCTATTCGgttctgtaatattatttttaatccaCTATTGATACACTGCCCTTTATGGGCATGCCCCGCAGTCTGGATggaggctgcagagcagctgtgaGCGCGTACATCCACACACCGGTCTCCTGGGAAGCACACGGGCTTTGATTTGCAACTGGTCTAGAAGGTCCGAGATCTCAAAATTCAGCATTTGTTCCTCAGGGACCTCTTGAGAGAGCCTCAGTGGGCCCCACATACGGGAACCAGATCGCTTGCCTCAGTCGCTGATGCAAGTGAGAAATCGGCCAAAAAGTCTGAGTTTGTTTGTGTTTTACAAGGCAACTGCCGGAAGAGACACCACCTCGCTCGAAATGCGGAGATCTCCAAAGTCACTCTGAGCGCTGAAGGCCTCCTTCAGCTCATCACACCAGGCGTCCAGCACCTCCTTCAGCTCCGCGCAGAGGCTCTCCGGGATGCTGAAGGAGCAGATCTGGACCCTGAGACCGTCCCTTATCCTGGCGCAGGAGGCCTGGGCCGTGAACACCCTCAGCGGCGTCAGCGCCAGGCAGTTCTCGGCACCCTCCTCCATGGCGAAGGCGTACGCTGCCGGGTAGCCCAGCAGCACCCCGACGATGGTGCAGAGGTTCCAGCCCGTGGGGACAACCTCGCTGGAGGACACGGGGCCGGCGCTGGTGGCCTCAGCAGCCTTTAAGTGGGCCAGGAGGGCAGCGAGATGGCCCCTGATGACTTCGGCCTCCGCTGGCCCGCAAAGGGCCGGGCAAGGCCGCCCTGCCGAGACGTCCACGAAGGGTGCGGGGTGGGCGCGCAGCACAGCCGCCAGCCTCCGCTGGGCGAGTCCCGGGTGCAGCAGCAGAGCCGAGCCCTCCGCGGCCAGCAAATGGAGTCGGCGAGGGGCCAGCCCGGCCTCCCTCAGCCGCGCCACGTACCGCCGGAGTTCAGCCGGGCCCGCTGCGCCGCAGTCGTACAGCAGGGCCGGCTTCAAccccgccgccaccgccagcACCTCCCCGGCCAGCTGCAGGGCGCGGGCCGCCGGCAACCTCCGCCGCCCGGCTCCGGCCCCCAGCTCCTCCCGCGCCGCCGCTACCAGCCGCGGCGCCGACAgggcgctgcccgccggggccTCCAACCCGGCCGCCGGGCCCATGGCCGCGGTGCGCTGCGGAAAAAAAAACCACCGCCGGGCCCACCGCTTCCGGGTCGGCCTCGGTGCTAACGTGGGCGGGAGCCCGGGGCGGAGCGGCTGGGGCCCGCCCGGGAAAGCCGCTCCGCCCCGGCCTAGGCCTAggcccggcccctcccgggaAGGCCGCTCCGCCCCGGCCTAGGCCTAGGCCCGCGCCCGCCCGGGAAGGCCGCTCCGCCCCGGCCTAGGCCTAggcccggcccctcccgggaAGTCCGCTCCGCCCCGGCCTAGGCCTAGGCCCGCGCCCGCCCGGGAAGGCCGCTCCGCTCCGGCCTAGGCCTAGGCCCGGGCCAAGCAGGGTTGTGTGGGGGGGCACAGCTTTTAGAGCTGTAGTAGCAGCGTGTTTTCAGCTTTGGGTGGCTTCTCAGAATGTGCAGAgctgtttttgatttttttttttttaaatatatgtgtgtgtagacatagctataaaaaaaaattaaaaaatagcacACTGGAAGAAGCGTCAGCGTCCCAAGCAGGGCTACAGCCCACTTAAAGAGACAACTAGA
This window of the Athene noctua chromosome 23, bAthNoc1.hap1.1, whole genome shotgun sequence genome carries:
- the C23H1orf74 gene encoding UPF0739 protein C1orf74 homolog; this encodes MGPAAGLEAPAGSALSAPRLVAAAREELGAGAGRRRLPAARALQLAGEVLAVAAGLKPALLYDCGAAGPAELRRYVARLREAGLAPRRLHLLAAEGSALLLHPGLAQRRLAAVLRAHPAPFVDVSAGRPCPALCGPAEAEVIRGHLAALLAHLKAAEATSAGPVSSSEVVPTGWNLCTIVGVLLGYPAAYAFAMEEGAENCLALTPLRVFTAQASCARIRDGLRVQICSFSIPESLCAELKEVLDAWCDELKEAFSAQSDFGDLRISSEVVSLPAVAL